The proteins below come from a single Psychrobacter sp. PL19 genomic window:
- a CDS encoding c-type cytochrome has translation MKKLIAAASLCVASFSVQAAMTVPEYDVTAGKKIVEMQCAACHGVDGVSVVPSQPNLGGQNIKYVYKQLVNFKAGYRKNGMMQAQVANLSQQDLADVAGYYSEQAPWGVGFGNPATAAEASKLFLGGDKSRNVIGCAGCHGPDAAGNIWAAFPRLGGQHTLYISTQLKLFRAAGRNDDIDSEDQKRVNDAGKEGEMGMMQTVASRLSDRDIRILADYVSAIH, from the coding sequence ATGAAAAAGTTAATTGCTGCCGCCAGCTTATGTGTTGCCAGTTTCAGCGTACAAGCTGCTATGACTGTTCCTGAGTATGACGTTACTGCAGGTAAAAAAATCGTAGAAATGCAATGTGCCGCCTGTCATGGTGTCGACGGTGTGAGCGTGGTTCCTTCGCAGCCTAATCTTGGCGGTCAAAACATTAAGTACGTATATAAACAATTGGTCAACTTCAAGGCAGGCTACCGCAAAAACGGTATGATGCAGGCGCAGGTGGCTAATTTATCCCAGCAAGACTTAGCCGACGTGGCAGGTTACTATTCTGAACAGGCGCCTTGGGGCGTCGGTTTTGGTAATCCGGCGACTGCCGCAGAGGCCTCTAAGTTGTTCTTAGGTGGTGATAAGTCACGTAATGTGATTGGTTGCGCTGGCTGTCATGGCCCAGATGCCGCAGGCAATATCTGGGCTGCGTTTCCGCGTCTAGGTGGACAGCATACTCTGTACATCTCAACCCAGCTCAAATTGTTCCGTGCTGCGGGCCGTAACGATGATATCGATAGTGAAGATCAAAAACGCGTCAACGATGCCGGTAAAGAAGGCGAAATGGGTATGATGCAAACTGTAGCGTCAAGATTATCAGATCGTGATATTCGTATTTTGGCGGACTACGTGAGCGCCATACACTAA
- the fur gene encoding ferric iron uptake transcriptional regulator encodes MASFTNQDLRKAGLKVTLPRIKILELLERAELHHMSAEEVYKALIEQGEDVGLATVYRVLTQFEQAGIVERHNFENNLSVFEIAQEEHHDHLVCDVCGKIIEFHNEIIEEEQIKVAKEHGFKLSGHSLVLFGICNKQECRDSAR; translated from the coding sequence ATGGCTTCTTTTACCAATCAAGATTTACGTAAAGCGGGATTAAAAGTAACGTTACCGCGCATCAAGATTTTAGAGCTGCTGGAACGAGCAGAGCTTCATCATATGAGCGCAGAAGAAGTGTACAAGGCGTTAATTGAACAAGGCGAAGACGTGGGTTTGGCGACCGTTTATCGTGTGCTGACCCAGTTTGAACAAGCGGGTATCGTTGAGCGTCATAACTTTGAAAACAACCTGTCAGTGTTTGAGATTGCTCAAGAAGAGCATCATGATCATTTAGTTTGTGATGTTTGTGGCAAAATCATTGAATTTCATAACGAAATTATTGAAGAAGAGCAAATTAAAGTCGCAAAAGAACATGGTTTTAAACTCTCTGGGCATTCATTAGTGCTCTTTGGTATTTGTAACAAGCAAGAATGCCGAGACAGTGCCAGGTAG
- a CDS encoding HAD-IA family hydrolase, producing the protein METMNILADKTLIIFDWDGTLMDSIGLIVESMHIAGEAHGFHTTDQAVKDIIGLSLLTGIDILYPDATDEQKLAIQHSYSDYYIPNSHRTPLFIHIEEMLQTLQNQGKQLAVATGKKRRGLDRVLDASDSHHYFSVTRCADESESKPDPQMLNDILKQTQKQIADAVFIGDSIYDIQMANKLGMTSIAVDYGTATHEDLAAQHPTYQVDTPQGLCNLLCIQ; encoded by the coding sequence ATGGAAACTATGAATATCTTAGCCGATAAAACACTGATCATCTTTGATTGGGATGGCACGCTAATGGACTCCATAGGCTTGATCGTTGAGTCTATGCATATTGCTGGAGAAGCGCATGGTTTTCATACCACTGACCAAGCGGTAAAAGACATTATTGGTCTCAGTCTGCTGACAGGGATCGATATTTTATATCCGGATGCTACTGATGAGCAAAAGCTAGCGATTCAGCACAGCTACAGCGACTACTATATTCCTAATAGCCATCGCACGCCGCTCTTTATTCATATAGAAGAAATGCTACAGACTTTGCAAAATCAAGGCAAGCAGCTGGCAGTGGCAACGGGTAAAAAACGACGAGGACTCGATCGGGTATTGGATGCGTCTGATAGCCATCACTATTTCTCGGTAACCCGCTGCGCTGATGAGTCAGAGTCTAAACCCGATCCACAGATGCTTAATGATATTTTGAAGCAGACGCAAAAGCAGATAGCTGATGCGGTATTTATCGGTGACAGTATCTATGATATTCAGATGGCAAATAAGCTGGGTATGACCAGTATCGCGGTTGATTATGGTACGGCAACTCACGAAGATCTAGCCGCGCAGCATCCTACTTATCAAGTGGATACGCCGCAAGGTTTATGCAATTTATTGTGTATTCAATAG
- a CDS encoding type IV pilus twitching motility protein PilT codes for MTAKSILSIEDLLRFTVKHKASDLHLSAGMPAMIRVDGEMTRINMPMMTHKVVHQLIYDIMNDRQRADFEEFYETDFSFEIPNLARFRVNAFNQNRGAGAVFRTIPAKVLTLDDLGMGDVFKRVSDFKRGLVLVTGPTGSGKSTTLAAMVDYINDSRKEHILTIEDPIEFVHESKKSLINQREVHRDTLGFEPALRSALREDPDVILVGELRDLETIRLALTAAETGHLVFATLHTSSAAKTIDRVIDVFPAAEKEMIRAMLSESLQAVISQSLLRRQTGGRVAAHEIMLGTPAIRNLIRENKVAQMYSSIQTGASEGMITLDQSLKNLVSKGTISKDVARPHAKQPEAFL; via the coding sequence ATGACTGCAAAAAGTATCCTAAGTATCGAAGATCTATTGCGCTTTACTGTCAAGCATAAAGCATCAGATCTACACCTTTCAGCAGGGATGCCAGCGATGATTCGGGTCGATGGGGAAATGACCCGTATTAATATGCCGATGATGACCCATAAAGTGGTGCATCAGTTGATATATGACATCATGAATGATCGGCAACGCGCTGACTTTGAAGAGTTTTATGAGACTGATTTTTCTTTTGAGATTCCTAATTTAGCACGCTTTCGAGTCAATGCTTTTAACCAAAATCGTGGTGCTGGCGCCGTATTTCGTACCATTCCTGCCAAGGTTCTGACCCTAGACGATCTGGGAATGGGTGATGTATTTAAGCGAGTCTCAGACTTTAAGCGCGGCTTAGTGTTGGTAACAGGTCCTACTGGCTCGGGTAAATCAACGACGCTGGCTGCGATGGTTGACTACATTAACGACAGCCGTAAAGAGCACATCTTAACCATTGAAGATCCTATCGAGTTTGTCCACGAATCCAAAAAAAGCCTTATTAACCAACGCGAAGTACACCGTGATACATTGGGCTTCGAACCTGCACTACGCTCGGCACTGCGCGAGGATCCTGATGTGATCTTGGTTGGTGAGTTACGTGATCTTGAGACCATTCGGCTCGCCTTGACAGCGGCTGAGACTGGTCATTTGGTCTTTGCCACCTTGCACACCAGCTCGGCGGCTAAAACTATTGACCGCGTCATTGATGTTTTTCCTGCTGCCGAAAAAGAAATGATTCGCGCGATGCTATCTGAGTCATTACAAGCGGTTATCTCGCAATCGTTACTGCGCCGTCAAACAGGCGGACGGGTGGCGGCACATGAAATTATGCTGGGTACACCGGCGATTCGCAACTTGATCCGTGAAAACAAGGTCGCACAAATGTACTCCTCTATCCAAACGGGTGCCAGTGAAGGTATGATTACCCTTGATCAATCACTCAAAAACTTAGTAAGCAAGGGTACTATTAGTAAGGATGTGGCTCGGCCGCATGCTAAACAGCCAGAGGCATTTTTATAA
- a CDS encoding outer membrane protein assembly factor BamE, translating into MSHLIMIKPLTFRPLNRRPLNGSSALRKLVITGMFSATLAMSGCSFLSVYKIELPQGTPITQTQAKTVKVGMNQNQVLYILGSPAIRDTLKPNRWDYIYDYQAGTEGRRKGIADVKDASQHLIVYFDDQGIVNRIEGVETLPAS; encoded by the coding sequence ATGAGTCATCTTATCATGATAAAGCCATTAACTTTTCGTCCGCTTAATCGTCGTCCGCTAAACGGTTCAAGCGCATTACGTAAGCTGGTCATTACCGGTATGTTTAGCGCCACCCTTGCCATGTCTGGCTGCTCGTTCCTGAGTGTGTATAAGATTGAATTGCCGCAAGGGACCCCTATTACTCAAACACAAGCAAAAACTGTAAAAGTAGGTATGAACCAAAACCAAGTGCTTTATATTCTTGGTAGCCCTGCGATTAGAGACACTCTAAAACCCAATCGCTGGGATTACATTTATGATTACCAAGCAGGAACAGAAGGTCGTCGTAAAGGCATTGCTGATGTCAAAGATGCCAGCCAACATCTCATTGTTTACTTTGACGACCAAGGTATAGTCAATCGAATTGAAGGGGTTGAGACCTTACCAGCCTCATAA
- a CDS encoding RluA family pseudouridine synthase translates to MTNSKTITDAPVHEAPGIFNSKTRPQSADDEISNFEKVNYLEVTRHQHDQRVDNFLLNRLKGLPKPHIYKMIRSDEIRVNNKRCKAHDRLHREDVVRIAPVKLATRDKPIISTEFAKSLLARVVYEDDGLIVLNKPSGIAVHGGSGLDFGVIEAMREVTNKKYLELIHRIDKDTSGLLMISKKRSTLKSLQQHLIDRTIQKHYLCLIKGQPAMNEQRIDAPLLRYTVASGERRVKVDPQDSQAKESQTDIVVHGRFMVASQPVSLVEAKPLTGRTHQIRVHLAHIGHAILGDNKYNVHDKSGVHRLCLHAWRLDIPGYEPIIAPLPEDIAALLPADVELPKV, encoded by the coding sequence ATGACAAACTCTAAAACGATTACCGACGCACCCGTCCATGAAGCCCCTGGCATCTTTAATAGTAAAACCCGTCCGCAAAGCGCTGACGATGAGATAAGTAACTTCGAAAAAGTTAATTATCTTGAAGTGACCCGTCATCAGCACGATCAGCGAGTGGATAACTTCTTACTTAATCGCTTAAAAGGCTTACCGAAACCGCATATTTATAAGATGATTCGCTCAGATGAGATTCGAGTCAATAACAAGCGCTGCAAAGCCCATGACAGATTGCATCGTGAAGATGTTGTGCGGATTGCCCCTGTAAAGTTAGCCACCCGTGATAAGCCGATTATCAGTACTGAGTTTGCCAAAAGCTTACTGGCGCGCGTGGTCTATGAGGATGATGGATTGATCGTATTAAATAAGCCTTCAGGCATCGCCGTACATGGCGGTAGTGGACTTGACTTTGGTGTTATTGAAGCCATGCGTGAAGTGACGAATAAAAAATACTTAGAACTGATCCACCGTATTGATAAAGACACCTCAGGGTTGCTCATGATCTCTAAAAAGCGCTCGACGCTCAAAAGCTTACAACAGCATCTTATCGATAGAACTATCCAAAAGCATTATTTGTGCCTAATAAAAGGGCAGCCGGCAATGAACGAGCAGCGTATTGATGCGCCGTTACTGCGCTATACAGTCGCTAGTGGTGAGCGCCGGGTCAAAGTTGATCCTCAAGACTCGCAAGCTAAAGAAAGCCAAACCGATATTGTGGTACATGGCCGGTTTATGGTTGCCAGTCAGCCGGTAAGTCTGGTAGAAGCCAAGCCTTTGACTGGACGCACCCATCAAATCCGGGTGCATCTCGCACATATCGGTCACGCCATTTTGGGTGATAATAAATATAATGTCCATGACAAATCAGGTGTCCATCGTCTGTGCCTACACGCATGGCGCTTGGATATTCCAGGTTATGAGCCGATTATTGCACCGCTACCAGAAGATATCGCCGCCTTGTTGCCAGCAGACGTTGAGCTGCCAAAAGTATAA
- a CDS encoding YggS family pyridoxal phosphate-dependent enzyme has protein sequence MTSAFDKDSLVDNWQQVSQQVEQACTQADVTEADSVPIVTLLAVSKTKPAEMIATLASQGQHDFGENYLQEAIEKIAILKDHPDGEKIVWHYIGSIQRNKTRDIAEHFDWVQTLERDIIAKRLNDQRPDDMAPLNVLIQLNIDDEDSKSGCLPEQLPELIAAIKGYERLQLRGLMIIPAKADNDSFARTQQIFADIKQQYPELPAWDTLSMGMSGDMAEAIANGSTMVRVGTAIFGARA, from the coding sequence ATGACTTCAGCTTTTGATAAAGATAGTCTAGTTGATAACTGGCAACAAGTAAGCCAACAAGTCGAGCAGGCATGTACACAAGCAGACGTTACCGAAGCTGATAGCGTACCTATTGTGACTTTACTGGCCGTTTCTAAAACTAAGCCTGCCGAGATGATTGCCACTTTAGCCAGCCAAGGACAGCATGATTTTGGCGAAAACTATCTACAAGAAGCGATCGAAAAAATTGCTATCCTAAAAGATCATCCTGACGGTGAGAAGATAGTTTGGCATTACATCGGTAGTATTCAGCGTAACAAAACCCGTGATATAGCTGAGCATTTTGACTGGGTACAGACCCTTGAGCGCGACATCATTGCCAAAAGATTGAATGATCAGCGCCCAGACGATATGGCACCGCTTAACGTGCTTATTCAGCTCAATATAGATGATGAAGACAGTAAGTCAGGCTGTCTGCCGGAACAGTTGCCAGAGTTGATAGCAGCTATTAAAGGTTATGAACGCTTGCAGTTACGTGGACTGATGATTATCCCGGCCAAAGCGGATAATGATAGTTTTGCTCGAACCCAGCAGATATTTGCAGATATCAAGCAGCAGTATCCAGAACTGCCGGCGTGGGATACGCTCAGTATGGGTATGAGTGGGGATATGGCAGAGGCCATTGCCAATGGCTCTACTATGGTGCGGGTTGGTACAGCGATATTTGGTGCGCGCGCTTAG
- a CDS encoding hemolysin family protein: MSLLTASVFLLLLIALSAFVSSAEIAIAAARKVKLQILAKEGDVRALVVLNMQEHPGSFITVVQVVLNAVAISAGAIGESAISPYLELLFNNEALASVVSFVLVTSVFSLFADLMPRRLAMSNTELIAVKLVQPMIFLIFILKPIIWVFDGAANLIFKLIGISTVRNDDMTSEDIYAVMDAGAEAGVLKQQEHHLIENIFEMQERTVTSVMNPREHIVYFDSQASTEQVVKVMIEQPHNKFLVCHDDDLEHITGYVESRSFLALVLEQQEVCLTDKALLKPALFIPNTLSLFEVLEMFKSTGADFAVIVNEYGLVVGVITLKDVMSIVMGELVTLEEQPIVQRTDNSWLIDGMTPIEDVIRSLGIINLPNSQNYETISGFMTYMLRKIPKKTDSIEYANYRFEILATDNHKINQLLVTKFEDII, translated from the coding sequence ATGAGCTTGCTAACCGCTAGTGTGTTTCTTTTATTATTAATTGCGCTCAGCGCCTTCGTCTCTAGCGCTGAGATTGCGATCGCAGCTGCCCGTAAGGTCAAGCTGCAAATTCTGGCCAAAGAAGGTGACGTACGAGCGCTGGTCGTCCTTAATATGCAAGAGCATCCCGGTAGCTTTATCACCGTGGTACAAGTGGTTCTTAATGCCGTGGCCATTTCAGCGGGCGCTATTGGTGAGTCGGCCATCAGTCCCTATTTGGAGCTGTTGTTTAATAATGAGGCGTTGGCATCGGTGGTGTCGTTTGTACTGGTCACTAGTGTGTTCTCATTATTTGCTGACTTAATGCCTAGACGTCTCGCCATGTCGAACACTGAACTCATTGCCGTAAAATTAGTACAGCCAATGATTTTTTTGATCTTTATTCTAAAGCCTATTATTTGGGTATTTGATGGCGCAGCGAACTTGATATTCAAGCTAATAGGTATCTCAACCGTACGTAACGACGATATGACCTCAGAAGACATCTATGCAGTGATGGATGCCGGTGCTGAAGCCGGTGTGCTCAAGCAACAAGAGCACCATTTGATTGAAAATATCTTTGAAATGCAAGAGCGTACAGTAACTTCGGTGATGAATCCTCGCGAACATATTGTCTATTTCGATAGCCAAGCCAGCACCGAACAAGTGGTCAAGGTAATGATTGAGCAGCCACATAATAAGTTTTTGGTCTGTCATGATGATGATTTGGAGCATATTACGGGTTATGTTGAGTCGCGCAGCTTTTTGGCTTTGGTGCTCGAGCAGCAGGAGGTTTGCTTAACGGACAAGGCGTTATTAAAACCAGCACTGTTTATTCCCAATACCTTGTCGCTATTTGAAGTGTTAGAAATGTTTAAGTCTACTGGTGCTGACTTTGCGGTAATCGTTAATGAATATGGGCTAGTGGTTGGGGTTATTACCCTAAAAGACGTGATGAGCATCGTCATGGGTGAGTTGGTTACGCTAGAGGAGCAGCCTATCGTCCAACGTACTGACAACTCTTGGTTAATCGACGGCATGACGCCGATTGAAGATGTGATTCGCTCATTAGGAATTATTAACTTACCCAACAGCCAAAATTACGAAACTATTAGCGGCTTTATGACGTATATGCTGCGCAAGATCCCTAAGAAGACGGACAGTATTGAATACGCCAACTATCGCTTTGAAATTTTGGCTACTGATAACCACAAAATTAATCAGCTGTTAGTGACCAAGTTTGAAGATATTATTTAA
- a CDS encoding RnfH family protein, whose translation MVKLVAGDTDTVVSSDNENIEPKSQQVELITVYLAYAEDAQRQHYLTLQVSHGATLYETLVQAGWLVQFTALALWCEQVANITTPTAKLWHVGIYAQKQPLNYQLQPFDRIEVYRSLSADPMSQRKSKSGG comes from the coding sequence ATGGTTAAGCTAGTGGCTGGTGATACTGATACGGTGGTTAGTAGTGATAATGAAAACATCGAGCCGAAATCTCAGCAGGTAGAATTAATTACCGTATATTTAGCTTATGCTGAAGACGCGCAGCGCCAACATTATTTAACCTTACAAGTAAGTCATGGGGCAACGCTATACGAGACATTGGTGCAAGCGGGCTGGTTGGTTCAGTTTACAGCGTTAGCATTATGGTGTGAGCAAGTGGCGAATATCACTACGCCAACTGCCAAACTATGGCACGTAGGCATCTATGCACAAAAGCAGCCGCTCAACTATCAGCTACAGCCCTTTGACCGTATTGAAGTTTATCGTAGCTTGAGCGCTGATCCGATGTCTCAGCGCAAAAGTAAATCAGGTGGTTAA
- a CDS encoding PilT/PilU family type 4a pilus ATPase has protein sequence MDFDKLLQLMIKKNGSDLFITADVAPSMKINGQILAVGKTPLTADQTMKLVKSVMTENQQQEFADTNECQFAIMDEAQEARFRVSAFMQRDMAGMILRKIENKIPTVEELRLPPILKELAMKNRGIILLVGATGTGKSSTLAAMVGHRNQNSHGHIITIEDPIEFIHQHRGCIITQREVGIDTLSFEAGLRNTLRQAPDVILIGEIRSREVMSYAIQYAETGHLVFATLHANNANQAIDRITHFFETDRHNQLFMDLSLNLQAIVAQQLIPTPDGKSRRAAIEILLNSQLISDYIRKGEIHDIKEIMTRSRDSGMQTFDQALFDLYENGEITYQAAITHADSPNDLRLKIKLSGKNTTTDLNEGADSLSLNTT, from the coding sequence ATGGATTTTGATAAACTACTACAACTAATGATCAAGAAAAACGGTTCTGATTTATTTATTACCGCTGACGTGGCGCCTTCGATGAAAATAAATGGGCAGATTTTAGCTGTTGGGAAAACCCCACTGACCGCTGATCAGACCATGAAGTTAGTCAAAAGTGTGATGACAGAAAATCAGCAACAAGAATTTGCAGACACCAATGAGTGTCAATTTGCGATCATGGACGAAGCACAGGAAGCACGTTTTCGGGTCAGTGCCTTTATGCAGCGTGATATGGCAGGGATGATTTTACGAAAGATCGAAAATAAAATCCCTACTGTCGAGGAGCTACGGCTGCCGCCCATATTAAAAGAATTGGCAATGAAAAATCGCGGTATTATCTTGCTGGTCGGCGCAACCGGTACTGGTAAATCTTCCACGCTTGCGGCGATGGTAGGACATCGCAATCAGAACTCTCATGGGCACATTATCACCATAGAAGACCCTATTGAGTTTATACATCAGCACCGTGGCTGTATTATTACCCAGCGTGAGGTGGGTATTGACACCTTATCGTTTGAAGCCGGGTTGAGAAATACCCTGCGCCAAGCACCAGATGTCATCTTAATCGGCGAGATTCGCAGCCGTGAGGTTATGAGCTATGCCATTCAATATGCAGAAACGGGACATTTAGTATTCGCCACTTTACACGCGAACAATGCCAACCAAGCTATCGACCGCATTACTCACTTTTTTGAGACCGACCGACACAATCAGTTGTTTATGGATTTGTCGCTGAACCTACAGGCCATTGTTGCCCAGCAACTTATTCCAACCCCCGATGGCAAGAGTCGCCGCGCCGCTATTGAGATTTTATTAAACTCACAGCTGATTAGTGATTACATTCGCAAGGGTGAGATTCATGACATTAAAGAAATCATGACCCGCTCTCGTGATAGCGGTATGCAAACTTTTGATCAAGCACTCTTTGATTTATACGAAAACGGCGAGATCACTTATCAAGCGGCGATTACGCATGCCGACTCTCCTAACGATTTGCGCCTAAAGATTAAGCTAAGTGGTAAAAATACGACGACTGATTTAAATGAAGGTGCTGATAGCTTATCGTTAAATACTACCTAG
- a CDS encoding c-type cytochrome yields MHLITILFAKTGRALSVSIAALVISAATISSVAAADIPTIYNDACAACHDSGALGALKKGDARWQQLIQQKGMPALVQSVKGGMIQMPAGGLCDNCSDEDYRKLINYMSQ; encoded by the coding sequence ATGCATTTAATCACCATACTTTTCGCCAAAACAGGTCGCGCTTTGAGCGTTAGTATTGCCGCGTTGGTCATCAGTGCGGCAACGATCAGCAGTGTTGCCGCCGCTGACATTCCGACCATTTATAATGATGCTTGTGCCGCTTGTCACGATAGTGGCGCGCTAGGTGCCCTCAAAAAAGGCGACGCCAGATGGCAACAGCTCATACAGCAAAAGGGCATGCCCGCATTGGTTCAATCTGTTAAAGGTGGCATGATTCAAATGCCAGCAGGTGGATTATGTGACAATTGCAGCGATGAAGATTATCGCAAGCTAATCAATTATATGAGTCAGTGA